Proteins found in one Melioribacteraceae bacterium 4301-Me genomic segment:
- the ffh gene encoding signal recognition particle protein: MLEELTEKFEKALKKITGQGRLTESNIADTLREIRRVLLDADVNYKVAKQFIEDVKSKALGTEVLTSVTPGQLITKIIYDELTLLMGGKGSELLLNPSGITIIMVIGLQGSGKTTFCGKLAKYLKDKKRKVLLTAADIYRPAAIEQLNLLGKQVDVPVFSIEGETDAVKIAADSIAHAKENGLNTVIIDTAGRLHVDENMMNEVAAIKEKVKPHETLFVVDSMTGQDAVNSAKAFNEKVEFDGIVLTKLDGDAKGGCALSIKAVVQKPIKFISVGEKLDSLELFYPERLASRILGKGDIISFVEKAQKEFDEKEAAEIERKFKANQFDFDDFLKQIKMIKKMGSLKSILAMIPGANSMLRNATIDDSQIIKVEAIIQSMTKEERAKPKILNGSRRKRIARGSGTSIQDVNRLIKQFYEMQKMVKMLSSNKSIKNLFGNLSIN; this comes from the coding sequence ATGTTAGAAGAATTAACTGAAAAATTTGAAAAAGCGTTAAAAAAAATAACGGGACAAGGCAGATTAACCGAGTCCAACATTGCGGATACTTTACGCGAAATAAGACGTGTTCTTTTAGATGCTGATGTAAATTACAAAGTAGCTAAGCAGTTTATTGAAGATGTAAAATCAAAAGCACTTGGCACTGAAGTATTAACTTCTGTTACACCTGGTCAATTAATTACAAAAATAATTTATGATGAATTGACTCTTTTAATGGGCGGCAAAGGCAGTGAATTACTGTTAAACCCGTCTGGCATTACAATTATAATGGTGATTGGACTTCAGGGCTCAGGGAAAACAACTTTTTGCGGTAAACTTGCAAAATACTTAAAAGATAAAAAACGTAAAGTGCTTTTAACTGCAGCTGATATTTACAGACCAGCTGCAATTGAACAACTAAACTTGCTTGGCAAACAAGTTGACGTGCCTGTTTTTTCAATTGAAGGTGAAACTGATGCAGTTAAAATTGCAGCAGATTCGATTGCCCATGCTAAGGAAAATGGTTTGAACACTGTAATTATTGATACTGCAGGAAGACTTCATGTCGATGAAAATATGATGAATGAAGTAGCTGCTATTAAGGAAAAAGTTAAGCCTCACGAGACCTTATTTGTAGTTGATTCTATGACTGGGCAAGATGCTGTAAACTCTGCTAAAGCTTTTAACGAAAAAGTTGAATTTGATGGGATTGTTCTTACTAAACTTGATGGCGATGCTAAAGGTGGCTGCGCCTTGTCTATTAAAGCTGTTGTTCAAAAACCAATTAAGTTTATTAGCGTCGGCGAAAAACTTGATTCACTTGAATTGTTTTACCCTGAAAGACTTGCTTCACGAATATTGGGGAAAGGCGATATAATTTCATTTGTTGAAAAGGCGCAAAAAGAATTTGATGAAAAAGAAGCAGCTGAAATAGAGAGAAAGTTTAAAGCCAATCAATTTGATTTTGATGACTTCTTAAAGCAAATCAAAATGATAAAAAAAATGGGCTCACTTAAATCTATTTTGGCTATGATACCAGGTGCTAATTCAATGTTAAGAAATGCTACTATAGATGATAGTCAAATTATAAAAGTAGAAGCTATTATTCAGTCAATGACAAAAGAAGAAAGGGCAAAACCAAAAATATTAAATGGAAGCAGAAGAAAAAGAATTGCTCGTGGCAGCGGTACTTCAATACAAGATGTTAATAGATTAATAAAGCAATTTTACGAAATGCAAAAAATGGTTAAAATGTTGAGCAGTAATAAATCAATTAAAAATTTATTTGGTAACTTATCAATTAATTGA
- the rpsP gene encoding 30S ribosomal protein S16: MAVKLRLRRMGKKKQPIYKVVAADSRSPRDGKFIEAIGLYNPRTNPAFVNIKEERALYWLSVGAQPTQTVKNLLSSEGILLKLDLQKRGLHAEKIEAEIENWKKIREAKMAALSSKKSDKKKAKAVETTELSPKEENVEANTTAQEEN, translated from the coding sequence TTGGCCGTTAAGTTAAGATTAAGAAGAATGGGGAAGAAGAAGCAGCCCATCTATAAAGTTGTAGCTGCAGATTCGCGTTCCCCGCGAGATGGTAAATTTATAGAGGCAATTGGATTATATAATCCTAGGACAAATCCAGCATTTGTAAACATAAAAGAAGAAAGAGCTCTTTACTGGCTTAGTGTTGGAGCACAACCTACTCAGACTGTTAAAAATTTGCTGAGCTCAGAAGGTATTCTGTTGAAATTGGATCTTCAAAAAAGAGGATTACATGCTGAGAAAATTGAAGCTGAAATTGAAAATTGGAAAAAGATTCGAGAAGCAAAGATGGCTGCTTTATCATCTAAAAAATCTGATAAAAAGAAAGCTAAAGCAGTGGAAACTACTGAATTAAGCCCGAAAGAAGAGAATGTTGAAGCAAATACTACTGCTCAAGAAGAAAATTAG
- a CDS encoding KH domain-containing protein produces the protein MKEFIEFIAKHLVDNPDGVSIEENTPDEKTIELTLKVGADDVGKVIGKQGKTAQAMRTLLTAIAAKDGKRAILKILD, from the coding sequence ATGAAGGAATTTATCGAATTTATTGCAAAGCATCTTGTTGACAATCCGGATGGCGTTTCCATTGAAGAAAATACTCCGGATGAAAAAACTATTGAGCTGACTCTGAAAGTAGGTGCCGATGACGTCGGAAAGGTAATCGGCAAACAGGGTAAAACTGCTCAAGCAATGAGAACTCTTCTTACTGCTATTGCTGCTAAAGATGGTAAAAGAGCGATCTTAAAAATCTTAGACTAA
- the rimM gene encoding ribosome maturation factor RimM (Essential for efficient processing of 16S rRNA), protein MNDFYLIAKVISIYKSDGFVAVKPYSDFRERYFKLSEVFIDVFGAKRKFFVEKIEYREKKLLIKFYNFNSPFDAAFLKGRSIFVKKQNLIELPVNTFFVHDLIGSRVFRNKLLFGELIDVLQLPSHFVFVIRDTQNREAMIPSSKDYVKSFDAKKKKLILRNDCDILYNDVK, encoded by the coding sequence GTGAATGACTTTTATCTTATAGCAAAGGTAATATCAATTTACAAATCAGATGGTTTTGTGGCAGTAAAACCATACTCTGACTTCAGAGAAAGATATTTTAAGCTCAGTGAAGTTTTTATTGATGTTTTTGGAGCTAAAAGAAAGTTCTTTGTTGAAAAAATAGAGTATCGAGAAAAAAAGTTACTTATTAAGTTCTATAATTTTAATTCGCCTTTTGACGCAGCTTTTTTGAAGGGTAGAAGTATTTTTGTTAAAAAGCAGAACTTAATTGAACTGCCTGTAAATACTTTCTTTGTGCATGATTTAATTGGCAGTAGAGTATTTAGAAATAAATTACTCTTTGGCGAGTTAATTGATGTTTTGCAATTGCCTTCACACTTTGTCTTTGTAATTCGGGATACTCAAAATAGAGAGGCAATGATTCCTTCTTCAAAAGACTATGTGAAAAGTTTTGATGCCAAAAAGAAAAAATTAATTTTGCGAAACGATTGTGACATACTTTATAACGATGTAAAATGA
- the trmD gene encoding tRNA (guanosine(37)-N1)-methyltransferase TrmD, with product MRIDIISAVPDSLFSPLNTSILKRAQDKKKVEIIVHNLRDYTHDKHKQIDDKPFGGGPGMLLKPEPFFECIEKLISERRYDHIIFTSPKGVLYNQKMANKLSLADNLLMVCGHYKGIDDRVREKFCTDEISIGNYVLSGGELASLVIIDSIVRLIPGVLNDSESALNDSLMDGDFVEPPYYTRPAEIAGMKVPEVLLSGNEKKIKEWKEQQSKLLTEKWKKINNLE from the coding sequence ATGCGAATTGATATTATTTCTGCCGTGCCGGATTCTCTTTTCAGTCCTTTAAATACAAGTATCTTGAAAAGAGCACAAGATAAAAAAAAAGTTGAAATAATAGTTCATAATCTAAGAGACTATACGCACGATAAACATAAACAAATTGACGATAAGCCTTTTGGCGGTGGACCAGGCATGCTGCTGAAGCCAGAACCGTTCTTTGAATGTATTGAAAAATTAATTTCAGAAAGACGATATGACCACATAATTTTCACTTCACCTAAAGGTGTATTGTATAATCAGAAAATGGCAAATAAGCTTTCCCTTGCTGATAATTTGCTGATGGTTTGTGGTCACTACAAAGGTATTGATGATAGAGTTAGAGAAAAATTTTGTACCGATGAAATTTCAATTGGTAATTATGTGCTTAGCGGTGGCGAATTAGCCTCGCTTGTTATAATAGATTCAATTGTTAGATTGATACCCGGCGTCTTGAACGACAGCGAATCAGCATTAAATGATTCTTTAATGGATGGCGATTTTGTTGAACCGCCATATTATACTCGTCCAGCTGAAATTGCTGGTATGAAAGTTCCAGAAGTCTTACTTTCTGGTAATGAAAAAAAAATAAAGGAATGGAAAGAACAGCAATCAAAATTACTGACTGAAAAGTGGAAAAAAATTAATAACTTGGAGTAA
- the rplS gene encoding 50S ribosomal protein L19: MNKVDEILNSQIRNDLPNFKPGDHIRVQVRVIEGDKERLQAFEGDVISVRGSGLNKTFTVRKISSGVGVERIFNYNSPKIANIEILKEGKVRRAKLYYLRNLSGKAARIKDKNTK, translated from the coding sequence ATGAATAAAGTAGATGAAATACTAAACAGCCAAATTAGAAATGACCTGCCGAACTTTAAACCAGGTGATCATATTAGAGTTCAAGTTCGAGTAATTGAAGGTGATAAAGAGAGATTACAGGCATTTGAAGGTGATGTAATTAGCGTAAGAGGAAGCGGTCTTAATAAAACTTTTACTGTTAGAAAAATTTCTAGCGGCGTAGGAGTTGAAAGAATTTTTAATTATAACTCTCCTAAAATTGCTAATATTGAAATACTCAAAGAAGGTAAAGTCCGCAGAGCTAAACTTTATTATTTGAGAAACTTGTCTGGCAAAGCAGCTAGAATTAAAGAT